GGAACAATCAAATCCAACTTTCCGTCGCGCATAGGACTTAAAGTGCCTCAAAAAACAGATTCAAGAATTATACTCGATCAATCGGGTGCTGAAGAGCTTTTGGGCGCAGGTGATATGCTTTTTATACCTCCAGGTGAGTCTCAGATAATAAGGGTTCACGGTGCTTATGTAGCTGACGCAGAAGTGGTAAAGGTTACAGATTACCTTAAAAAATTGAGAAAACCGTCTTATGAGATAGCCATAACAGAGAGCGAGGAGGATGAAGTTTTTTTGAATGATGATAAGTCCGATGAACTTTACGAAAAGGCAATAGAGATCATAAAAGAGAGCAGTTCTGCTTCAATATCTCTTATTCAAAGAAGATTAAATGTAGGATATAACAGGGCAGCAAAAATGGTTGAACAAATGGAAAAGGATGGTATCATCAAGCGGGGAGACAGAGGAAATAAAAATATTGTTGTTCTGAGATAAGGAGGAATAGATGGGAAAAATAAAACTGTTAGCCGGTATTACTGCATTGATGATTTTGTCTTCAAATGCTTTTGCAGGAATGAGTGCAGAGGATGTAGCATTGAAGGTACAAAGGCTTTACGACGGCACCTCTACTATGAAGGCAGATTTTATTCAAACAGCAAAGATGAAAACGCTTGATATAACACAGCAGGATCAGGGAATAGTATATATGAAAAAAGACGGCAAGATAAGATGGGAATACAATAAACCAAAACAGCAGTTTATAATAAGTAACGGTAAGACCCTATGGTTTTATATGCCATCCGATAAACAGGTTATTATAGGCAACTTTGAAAGTGCTTTTAAATACAAACCTGCACAAACTTTCCTCACAGGAATGGGTAGTCTGCTTAATGATTTTAATGTAAAGTTTGGGAATAGCAAAGATATGCCGGGTACAAAATATGAATACTTACTTCAGCTTGTTCCAAAAAAAATGTACGCAGACGCGCCTGCTAAGATATTGCTTGCTGTTAATAAAAAGGATTATATAATATCAAAAAGCGTTGTTATAGACAAATTTAACAATAGAACAGAAATAGATTTCAGTAATATAGAATTAAACATTGCATTGCCTGACACTCTTTTTGATTTCGTTCCGCCAAAGGATGTGGAGATCATTCATAGTCCTTCGCTTCAATGATGAATAGCTTTTAATCCGGAAACGCAGTTTTTTTAAAACGCACCTTTCGGGCTAAAATGGATAAATTGTTAATCCAAAGATCTGGGTATTATTTTTTGCAGACCCTACATCTCCTACGAAGCTGTAATCCAATGAAAACCTTGGTATATCCCATCCAATACCAAGAGAATAATTTTTACTGTTGGCAGTATTTTGCCATATGTAACCGCCTCTGATTGCGATCTGATTTTCGATCAATACTTCCCCGCCCGCATGATAATCCATATTATTCTTTGTCCTGATATCAAGATCCTTTACGGCATCGAATGACAGCGTAAATATGCCGTTAAGCAAGAATGATATACCA
This is a stretch of genomic DNA from Deltaproteobacteria bacterium. It encodes these proteins:
- the lolA gene encoding outer membrane lipoprotein chaperone LolA, whose protein sequence is MGKIKLLAGITALMILSSNAFAGMSAEDVALKVQRLYDGTSTMKADFIQTAKMKTLDITQQDQGIVYMKKDGKIRWEYNKPKQQFIISNGKTLWFYMPSDKQVIIGNFESAFKYKPAQTFLTGMGSLLNDFNVKFGNSKDMPGTKYEYLLQLVPKKMYADAPAKILLAVNKKDYIISKSVVIDKFNNRTEIDFSNIELNIALPDTLFDFVPPKDVEIIHSPSLQ